The following proteins are co-located in the Desulfobaccales bacterium genome:
- a CDS encoding TRAM domain-containing protein has translation MLRKLAVFTILGSICAVSGYLIGSQVPQISQWWWSGWVGGAAGLGLAALTLGLEAAVKHIPLKTIVGGTLGLFIGLGMAKVASYPFEQFLELPTLQIPLYIMFSAIFGYIGLVLGGKKISEMQAPAFLEPEKPFRKPVYLLDTSVIIDGRIADIADTGFLDGILVVPKFILDELQNIADSPEELRRSRGRRGLDILRRLQQQNRLQVQTVDEPLPPGGVDSKLVALALKRGAKILTNDFNLHKVAEIQGIEVLNINQLANALKLSVLPGETLWVQIQREGKSQGQGVGYLDDGTMVVIENARRFIGKEVEVSVTSVLQTTAGRMIFSELKNGGVLRKV, from the coding sequence GTGCTGAGAAAGCTGGCGGTCTTCACCATCCTGGGTTCCATCTGCGCCGTGAGCGGCTACCTGATCGGCAGTCAGGTGCCGCAGATCAGCCAGTGGTGGTGGAGCGGCTGGGTGGGAGGCGCCGCCGGCCTGGGGCTGGCCGCCCTCACCCTGGGCCTGGAGGCCGCGGTCAAGCACATCCCCCTCAAAACCATCGTGGGAGGCACCCTGGGCCTCTTTATCGGCCTGGGGATGGCCAAGGTGGCCAGCTATCCCTTTGAGCAGTTCCTGGAGCTGCCCACCCTGCAGATCCCCTTATACATCATGTTCTCGGCCATCTTCGGTTACATCGGCCTGGTGCTGGGCGGCAAAAAGATCTCCGAGATGCAGGCCCCCGCCTTCCTGGAGCCGGAAAAACCCTTCCGCAAGCCGGTGTACCTTCTGGATACCAGCGTCATCATCGACGGCCGCATCGCCGACATCGCCGACACCGGCTTTTTGGACGGCATCCTGGTGGTGCCCAAATTCATCCTGGACGAACTCCAGAACATCGCCGACTCCCCCGAGGAGCTGCGCCGCAGCCGGGGCCGCCGAGGGCTGGATATCCTGCGCCGCCTGCAGCAGCAGAACCGCCTCCAGGTCCAGACCGTGGACGAACCTCTCCCCCCCGGCGGGGTGGACTCCAAGCTGGTGGCCCTGGCCCTGAAACGGGGCGCCAAAATCCTCACCAACGATTTCAACCTGCACAAGGTGGCGGAAATCCAGGGGATTGAGGTACTGAACATCAACCAGTTGGCCAACGCCCTCAAACTCTCAGTCCTGCCCGGGGAGACCCTGTGGGTGCAGATCCAGCGGGAAGGCAAATCCCAGGGCCAAGGGGTGGGCTACCTGGACGACGGCACCATGGTGGTCATCGAAAACGCCCGGCGCTTCATCGGCAAAGAGGTGGAAGTGTCGGTGACCAGCGTCCTCCAGACCACCGCCGGCCGCATGATCTTCAGCGAACTCAAAAACGGCGGCGTCCTGCGCAAGGTGTAG
- a CDS encoding RluA family pseudouridine synthase, with amino-acid sequence MADSPADSLRLTVSEGEAGLRLDQFLARRTAYSRSRLSRWLKAGQVRVNGVLKEASYRVRAGEEVALTVPPPEPTELAPESRPLDILYEDDHLLVVNKPPGLVVHPGAGHRGGTLLNALVAHCPELARVGEVSRPGLVHRLDKDTSGLLVVAKSAAAHADLVRQFQARTVEKTYLALVWGRLREAEGEIIGEIGRHPSQRQKMSARPRRGKPAVTTWRVLKELPGPLTLVELSPKTGRTHQLRVHLAALGHPVVGDGTYGGGATRFQGLPRLAGVRKLVTRQLLHAWRLAFTHPATGARLHFEAPPPEDIKLILDILKEEG; translated from the coding sequence ATGGCTGACAGTCCGGCGGATTCCCTGAGATTGACGGTGTCAGAGGGGGAGGCCGGGCTGCGCCTGGATCAGTTTCTGGCACGGCGGACGGCTTACTCCCGTTCCCGGCTGTCCCGCTGGCTGAAGGCAGGCCAGGTGAGGGTGAACGGGGTGCTCAAGGAGGCCAGTTATCGGGTGCGGGCGGGGGAGGAGGTGGCCCTCACGGTGCCGCCCCCGGAGCCCACGGAGCTGGCGCCCGAGTCCCGGCCCCTGGACATTCTCTATGAGGATGACCACCTCCTGGTGGTGAACAAGCCCCCGGGGCTGGTGGTGCATCCCGGGGCGGGGCACCGGGGGGGGACGCTGCTCAATGCGCTTGTGGCCCACTGCCCGGAGCTGGCCCGGGTGGGTGAGGTCAGTCGCCCGGGGCTGGTGCACCGTCTGGACAAGGACACCAGCGGCCTCCTGGTGGTGGCCAAGAGTGCCGCCGCCCATGCCGACCTGGTGCGGCAGTTTCAGGCCCGGACGGTGGAGAAGACCTATCTCGCCCTGGTGTGGGGCCGTCTCAGGGAGGCGGAAGGGGAGATCATCGGCGAGATCGGCCGTCACCCCAGCCAGCGCCAGAAGATGAGCGCCCGGCCCCGGCGGGGCAAGCCGGCGGTGACCACCTGGCGGGTGCTGAAGGAATTGCCGGGGCCCCTGACCCTGGTGGAGCTCTCCCCCAAGACCGGGCGCACCCACCAGCTCCGGGTGCACCTGGCGGCCCTGGGACATCCGGTGGTGGGGGACGGCACGTACGGGGGCGGCGCCACGCGGTTTCAGGGGCTGCCTCGGCTGGCGGGGGTGAGAAAGCTGGTGACCCGCCAGTTGCTGCACGCCTGGCGCCTTGCCTTCACCCACCCCGCCACCGGGGCGCGACTTCACTTTGAGGCCCCCCCGCCGGAGGATATTAAATTAATATTGGACATTTTAAAGGAGGAGGGTTGA
- a CDS encoding HNH endonuclease signature motif containing protein, with amino-acid sequence MECWHDQFNPEKFLSKINIDKLIERNEAYNENKVDKLAKPCIFCQGLKSPGLLLNDKSYLCKICFEEISKIKYPEYYENLRREYILKLEARRQARDAFLNSCPFKKLLNLNKIAIFVLLITSLFKPTSLLLIIGLFLINYILKARQEKRISQWDSLYPAPPEPKMRHFHDPLAKLSSRDFLILKIFNNWPGYPPFWQYLRQIVMERDGNRCQVSGCPSRVELHIHHKIPVSKGGQHIPENLITLCCFHHALEPDEGHERIWAEVKTKYFTIVRAHIRKNPYNYGFHNVRAHVRRLELSNQSDISKIINFYGLICPNCNNLNFNIDVIKQKQKIIITCINCFSKWIGPRKLAEENGPRLAEVLTVTKNRGNWNPRWEMLEERTESTFNLMKTLEHKNSKKRKTILSKKASAPKCPKCGATMRLVRPKPGQKWKAFWGCSMYNKTGCNETINIS; translated from the coding sequence ATGGAATGCTGGCATGATCAATTTAATCCTGAGAAATTTCTATCTAAAATCAATATTGACAAATTAATAGAGAGGAATGAGGCATATAATGAAAACAAGGTTGATAAATTAGCAAAGCCTTGTATTTTTTGCCAAGGATTAAAAAGTCCTGGATTGCTACTTAATGATAAATCATATCTTTGTAAAATATGTTTTGAAGAAATATCTAAAATAAAATACCCTGAATATTATGAAAATTTACGTAGGGAATACATTTTAAAATTAGAGGCAAGACGACAAGCTCGTGATGCATTCTTGAATAGTTGCCCCTTTAAAAAATTATTAAATTTAAATAAAATAGCTATATTTGTTTTATTAATTACTTCATTATTTAAACCAACTTCTTTATTATTAATAATAGGTCTTTTTCTCATAAATTATATATTAAAAGCAAGGCAAGAGAAAAGAATTTCGCAATGGGATTCTTTATATCCAGCACCACCCGAACCAAAAATGCGTCACTTTCATGATCCGTTAGCGAAATTATCTTCCCGTGATTTTCTGATTTTAAAAATTTTCAATAATTGGCCAGGCTATCCACCTTTTTGGCAATATTTACGACAAATTGTTATGGAGAGGGACGGTAACAGATGTCAAGTTTCTGGTTGTCCTTCGAGAGTAGAATTACATATTCATCATAAAATTCCTGTTTCAAAGGGAGGCCAACATATTCCAGAAAATTTAATAACTTTGTGTTGTTTTCACCATGCATTAGAACCAGATGAAGGACATGAAAGGATTTGGGCAGAAGTAAAAACAAAATATTTCACAATAGTAAGGGCCCATATAAGAAAAAATCCATATAATTATGGATTTCATAATGTGCGCGCACATGTAAGAAGATTAGAATTATCAAATCAATCTGATATATCTAAAATTATAAATTTTTATGGTCTTATCTGTCCAAATTGTAATAATTTAAATTTCAATATTGATGTTATTAAACAAAAACAAAAAATTATAATAACTTGTATTAATTGCTTTTCTAAATGGATCGGGCCAAGAAAACTAGCAGAAGAGAATGGACCTCGTTTGGCAGAGGTTTTAACTGTTACTAAAAATAGGGGAAATTGGAATCCACGGTGGGAAATGCTAGAGGAGCGGACTGAATCGACATTTAACTTAATGAAAACATTAGAACATAAAAATAGTAAAAAAAGAAAAACGATTTTATCTAAAAAAGCATCAGCCCCAAAATGCCCTAAGTGTGGAGCTACTA